The following are encoded in a window of bacterium genomic DNA:
- the uvrB gene encoding excinuclease ABC subunit UvrB — translation MGVFRLVSHFKPAGDQPQAIQKLVEGVEAGAQHQVLLGVTGSGKTFTMAHVIERVQRPTLVISHNKTLAAQLYSEFKSLFPENAVEYFVSYYDYYQPEAYIPATDTYIEKDASINDEIDKMRHSATRALFERQDVIIVASVSCIYGLGSPEAYQGCLVYLQEGDRLERNELLRRLVEIQYQRNDLDFHRGTFRVRGDVVEVFPAHEERHAIRIEFFGDEIERISEVDPLRGRVLQRLHKVPIYPGSHYVTPPERLRRAIHGIREELRERLEELRSQGKLLEAQRLETRTRYDLEMLEEMGYCPGIENYSRHLTGRLPGEPPPTLMDYLPKDALVFIDESHVSIPQLQGMYRGDRSRKETLVEYGFRLPSALDNRPLTFEEFEKCVPQVIYVSATPGDYELERAGSRVVEQIIRPTGLMDPEILVRPAETQVDDLLHEIRKAVAASERVLVTTLTKKMAEDLTEHYTELGVKARYLHSDITTLERVEIVRDLRRGVFDVLIGVNLLREGLDLPEVALVAILDADKEGFLRSERSLIQTCGRAARNIKGRVIMYAERITPSMARAIQETRRRRRVQAKYNEENGITPRGIQKAIPDLLRTVYEADYPSIPKVAERISFPQDPRVLDKRIKKLRKEMREAAERLEFERAAELRDQIIELERRALDLAGSTMP, via the coding sequence ATGGGGGTGTTTCGTCTGGTCAGCCATTTCAAGCCTGCGGGAGATCAGCCTCAGGCCATCCAGAAGCTCGTGGAAGGGGTGGAGGCAGGAGCTCAACACCAAGTGCTGCTTGGGGTAACGGGTTCAGGCAAGACCTTTACCATGGCCCATGTGATAGAGAGGGTGCAACGCCCCACACTGGTCATCTCTCATAACAAGACCCTGGCTGCCCAGCTTTACTCTGAGTTCAAGAGCCTGTTTCCTGAAAATGCAGTGGAATACTTTGTGAGTTACTACGATTACTACCAGCCGGAAGCATACATCCCTGCCACGGACACCTACATAGAGAAGGATGCCTCCATAAATGACGAGATAGACAAGATGCGACACTCGGCCACAAGAGCCCTGTTCGAGCGGCAAGACGTGATCATAGTGGCCAGTGTTTCTTGTATCTACGGTCTAGGCTCCCCAGAAGCCTACCAGGGCTGCCTGGTTTATCTCCAGGAAGGTGACCGCCTAGAGCGCAACGAGCTTTTAAGAAGACTGGTGGAGATCCAGTACCAGAGAAACGATCTGGATTTCCATAGGGGTACTTTTAGAGTGAGAGGAGATGTGGTGGAGGTCTTCCCTGCTCACGAAGAACGCCATGCCATACGCATAGAGTTCTTTGGAGACGAGATCGAGAGGATAAGCGAAGTAGACCCTCTGAGGGGAAGAGTTCTTCAGAGGCTTCACAAGGTACCCATCTACCCCGGCAGTCACTATGTCACTCCACCTGAGCGTCTGAGAAGGGCCATACATGGGATTCGGGAGGAACTAAGAGAGAGGCTGGAAGAGCTGCGCTCCCAGGGAAAACTCCTGGAGGCGCAGCGCCTGGAAACCAGGACCCGCTATGATCTGGAGATGCTCGAGGAGATGGGTTACTGCCCGGGAATAGAGAACTACTCGCGCCACTTGACAGGCAGGTTGCCAGGGGAGCCCCCTCCTACCCTCATGGACTATCTGCCCAAAGATGCCCTGGTGTTCATAGATGAAAGCCATGTGTCCATCCCCCAACTTCAGGGCATGTACAGGGGCGATCGTTCCAGAAAAGAAACTCTGGTGGAATATGGATTCAGGCTTCCCTCTGCCTTGGACAATCGGCCTTTGACTTTCGAGGAATTCGAGAAATGTGTTCCCCAGGTCATATATGTTTCGGCCACCCCGGGGGATTACGAGCTTGAAAGGGCGGGCTCCAGGGTGGTGGAGCAGATCATAAGGCCCACAGGGCTGATGGATCCTGAGATCCTGGTGCGGCCAGCCGAAACACAGGTGGATGATCTGCTTCATGAAATACGCAAAGCCGTGGCTGCTTCCGAGAGGGTCCTGGTTACTACCCTGACCAAGAAGATGGCCGAAGACCTCACCGAGCACTACACAGAACTTGGTGTCAAGGCACGCTATCTGCATTCGGACATTACCACCCTGGAAAGGGTGGAGATAGTCAGGGACCTGCGAAGAGGGGTTTTTGATGTGCTCATCGGCGTTAATCTGCTGAGGGAAGGTCTGGATCTGCCTGAGGTGGCCCTGGTGGCCATCTTGGATGCGGACAAAGAGGGTTTCCTACGATCCGAGCGTTCCTTGATCCAGACATGTGGGAGAGCAGCCCGAAACATCAAAGGAAGGGTGATAATGTATGCTGAGCGCATCACCCCTTCCATGGCGCGTGCCATACAAGAGACCAGAAGAAGGCGCAGAGTCCAGGCCAAGTACAACGAGGAAAATGGGATAACTCCCAGAGGGATACAAAAAGCCATCCCCGATCTATTGCGCACCGTGTATGAGGCTGATTACCCCAGCATTCCCAAGGTGGCCGAAAGGATTTCATTCCCCCAGGACCCCAGAGTCCTGGACAAGAGGATCAAGAAACTGCGCAAAGAGATGAGGGAAGCGGCAGAGCGCTTGGAGTTCGAGCGTGCAGCCGAACTAAGGGATCAAATAATAGAGCTGGAGCGCAGGGCCCTGGATTTGGCTGGATCTACTATGCCTTGA